Below is a genomic region from Miscanthus floridulus cultivar M001 chromosome 1, ASM1932011v1, whole genome shotgun sequence.
ATTGCCAAAAATGGCCATTATGCTCTGCATAGGCCCTTTGGTCCCTGCCCTGGTTCCGATCAGACCACAATGATGTCCAGTTGGACATAGGATACGAAGGCATGCACGTAGTGCAACCATACCAATGGTTACTTGGAAACAGCATTTCACAAGAAAGATACACACCTGAAAGCTCTGACCAGATTTTAGTATGGTTCGAGACATTTTCGGGAACTGGTGTAGCAGCAGCCCTTGGTTCTCCCGTATGTTGTGCTGATGTAGCTGGTTGTTGGGCATCATTGCTGTCAGATAGTTGCGATACAGTCATAGTAGCCAGAACTAGAGTAGCTTCAAAATCAGAAGTTGCTCCATCATCCAATCCGAATCTCGGGACCAAAAGAACAGGTCTGCAATTCAGTGAAAGCTCATGTGGACCAATCCAAAAAGACAATGAAGTTCCATAAGCACGACAACTTACTCGCCAGTCTTCTCAAAGAATAGGAGGATGTCAACCTCACATCCTTCACAAAATGTTAAAAAAGCCTAGTATAgaagggaaaaaaaaagaaagaaaaatgcgAAGACTCCATTAGTATTACAGGATGAGAAAGCAATCGTCGGCATCAAATGTCTCAAATAAATCCACTACAGAATATATGAACTTCTAAGCATACCAGTTATCATGGCTCATGAAGTAAGATCCTTCTAGCAACTGTGAGATATAAGAACTAAAAAACTTCTATCCAAGAGAAATAATAGTTTTGGAAATACACTGAAAAAAGTTTTAACATGCAAACATGTTTCTTGTATTCACGATAGTAGGGAGTTGCAAATGTAATTCATGTGCTGAGTCACagacatatatttttcataattCCTTGCTGCTCCTACAAAGTTATTCTCCAATTAAAGGCATATCATATTACAGTCTGTTTCCATCACAAGAGCAAGGGATAGATCATTGATCACCTTCAGTTCTTTTACCCCAAAGGTGACATCCACCGGATCACCAGCATGAACAAACTCCACGAACTCCTCGGCAGGGTCGATCCACAGTTGTGTGTGCAGTCTAGTGTCACAGTCATCTGCGACCCCATAAACCAGCACAGTTTCAAAGCCCAATCACTAGCCTGAACACAACGTCCACAACCAATCCAGAAACAACAGAAGAGAAGTACCTTTTGTCGGGTCATTGTAGCTCCGGAGCTCAACAGCCTTGCCCCCGACGTCCCCGCCGGCATCAAGTAGCCCTGAAGCAGGATCTGTGGCGATGATTGTGAGCTCCTGCAGAGAGGACTGGAAGTTGGACAGCAGGCGCGCGAGCTCCCGCGGCCGGATGGCGAGGCGGCTCGGGAAACGTCCCCGGTCTAGCGACAGCGACTGCACCTCAGGCTCCGCGCTGCACACGATCCAGTACGTCTTCCTCACACCTTAACAACGCAGTACAAGAAGATTTGGGAGAAATCAGAGCTACGAGTGGAAGAAGAGCCCGGCCAAACAGTAAAAAATGTGGCTGGAGTGCAGAGAACAGCGAGCCAGAAGCACGAAATTCACAAGATCGGGGAAATGTATCGCAAAAATTTCTTAGTGAAAACCTTAGAGGGTAGATGGGGACAGGAAAGGAGAGGGTAGCGTGTATGCGCACCGTTGAGGCAGTGGAGGGTGATCTGGAGCTTGGGCGCGTCGGGTTCTGGGAGAGATACGGCGAGTCGGTCGAGCGCGGCGTGCGGCGTGCGGAGGACGGCGAGCAGGGACTTGAGAAGGACGCTGCACTGCAGCGGCGTGGAAGGCGGCGCCGAAGCCGCGGCGTCGAGGGTGTACTGGTCGAAGAAGTCGCGCGCTAGGGAGACCGAAGCGTACGCCGACCGCGAGCTGTTGAGCGTGTGCATCTCCAGCTGATGAAACGTCAGAGAAGAGAGCTCGTAAGACTCGGGGGATGAGGGGACTCCCCACGCGGCGGTCGGGAGGCGACGAGAGGGGCTGCGAACCTTGGCGGGGTGCGCCTGGAGCACGAGCTCGGAGGCGACGCGCGCGAGGAAGGTCACGCACCGGCCGAATGTCCGCAGCGAGCCGCCGCTCATCGACAGCTCCATGGCCGCaatcggcgccgccgccgcctgctctcCTTCCGCCGCGGTCTAGTCTGCTCTTGGTTTGGGTTGGGGtcggggagggagagagggaaatGGAACAGAAACCGGGTGTAGGTGGCGCGGGCTGTTTTCGCATGTTGGGCCAGACCCATTACTGATGGACTAGTTAGTGAAGAATGGCGCACTGCGACACGGCCCTACCTAAGGAACGTGACGCTGCAGGTGGGTCCCAGAGTCGAACGCTAGGGTTTACGACCCGCTCTCTGATATAAATGCCAGCAAGTCTCCCAACCCCCGGAAccctcacgccgccgccgcagtTGTCTTCTGTCTCCCGTGCTTCCCTTCGAGAGGTCAAGGTGCGTGCCCTCTCCTTCCCCAAGACGTCACTGGTCTGTTGCCTATCCATCCTAGCGCGTGTGCCTGATTGTTTGGCAAGGGGTCGTTTTGAGATCTCCTCGTGTTGGTTTACGAGTATCCGTCGTTTTGTTTGCTGCTACCTGCTAGCATATCAACTAGTACGATTTTTTTTTTTACCATTTTTCGTGCAATCGTGCCTGAGGTGGAAGGGATTATTTAACTATTGGTATTTGGTGTTTTAGCTACATGGATGAATTGATTCCAATCCTTTTGTTGAATTGCAAAGAATTGCTTTACTTCGAGATCTGTATAGTTCAGTCTTAGTTATGCATAGTTATGAATATAGACTTGCCTCGTTCATCAAATTGGAATTGTTACAGAACTGAATGAGTCCTCCGAGTGCATAGTGCTCTTCTCTTTTGATGTGCCTGATTGATTGTTCTCATCTATTTCAGTTGCTGTTGCGGTAGTTCCCCCAACTGTCACCATGCAGAACGAGGAGGGTAAGATGGTGGACCTCTACGTCCCCAGGAAGTGGTACGTTTGCCTCATCATCTTGTACTTAGAAATGTTTCTGCTCtgcctggttggttttgttgtGTGCTAAGATTGAATTTCTGTTCTTGCAGCTCGGCCACGAACAGGATTATCACTGCCAAGGATCATGCCTCTGTGCAGATCAACATTGGTCACTTGGATGCGAATGGCCTGTACGATGGTCGCTTCACCACGTTTGCTCTCTCTGGGTTTGTCCGTGCTCAGGTGATACTCCATGATATTCTTATTGCATTGTGTCTAGTCTAGCCCATAAAATTCAGAGCTTAATGTAATGCCTACATGCAACTTTCTACCGCAAATGTGTGTTTCCTGAGTTTCATATTGTTGACACCTGATGTAGTGCATTGATATGGAAAGGTTGTTGTAGCATCCGTTTTACCTTTTCAGCTGAATTGATTCTTTGCCTGTTTGATTGATATGGCTTTGGTATTGGTTAATTCCTAGCAGGGTTAGGCATTATGTAGTCTTTGTTCAAATTCAGAGTTGGTTCTTTGATTGATTTTCAGATGCATTGAATGTTATGACCTGTATGTGTTCTTTGATTTTCAGATGCAGTTAGTGGACATATTTTCTTGTTATGGTTTATATGTTAGTCAAGTGGATTATCCAGTTACCTGTTTGCTCTGTTTGGTTGTGGAATCTCATTGTATTGGAGTAGATTCTGATTTCATATTTTGTTCTGCACAGGGTGATGCAGACAGCTCCTTGGACAGGCTGTGGCAGAAGAAGAAGGCTGAGATCAAGCAGTAGATCTTACATGTAGTTTACCAAGAATCGGACACTTTGAGGGACCCTGCCTAAGCTATGTTTTGATTTCAGGTCACCATATGCAATGTTGTGATTTCAGTTGGTATCTTAAATCTAAAGACTTGGTATCTTTGCTGGATTCCTTCTGAGTTAGATGTGTGTGGTTCCTTTAATTCCCTTCTGCATTGCCATTTGGTTCTTGAGCTGCAATTTGTGGTGATTTTGGATTCAGTTTTGCTCAAGTCAGCGTACGATTCTAATAGCTGGCTGCTGTTCCATATTCGGTTGCTAGTAATGCACCAGAGTTTACGAGTTTATCAAATCATGTAGGCCTTGTTTGATACCTATGTATTCACCCCAATCTGAGTGGTTTGGTGTGAAAATTTTGGTTTGAATTCCACACCAAACCATTCCGTGAATACATGAGTATCCAAACAAGGCTctagttttttttaatataaCAAGGCCGTAGTTGGATTGCTGCATCTCAGACCTTATTCCTGCACTCACAGCAAGCTGTGAAGATGAGCGACTCAGGGCTTCTGGAATTTCATCATGTTTAGAGTCAATCTTCTCGCATATTCGTTCAAACTTAACCTTAACAATGCGGAGACTAGTACACACATATACTCCTTGATACAGTAGGAGAAATACGTAGGCCCTGACCTTTGAT
It encodes:
- the LOC136496956 gene encoding uncharacterized protein isoform X3, coding for MELSMSGGSLRTFGRCVTFLARVASELVLQAHPAKLEMHTLNSSRSAYASVSLARDFFDQYTLDAAASAPPSTPLQCSVLLKSLLAVLRTPHAALDRLAVSLPEPDAPKLQITLHCLNGVRKTYWIVCSAEPEVQSLSLDRGRFPSRLAIRPRELARLLSNFQSSLQELTIIATDPASGLLDAGGDVGGKAVELRSYNDPTKDDCDTRLHTQLWIDPAEEFVEFVHAGDPVDVTFGVKELKAFLTFCEGCEVDILLFFEKTGEPVLLVPRFGLDDGATSDFEATLVLATMTVSQLSDSNDAQQPATSAQHTGEPRAAATPVPENVSNHTKIWSELSEVISAIPRSQHHPSNWVGADDNDDDNEEDEELLVQTTPHYMD
- the LOC136496956 gene encoding uncharacterized protein isoform X2, whose product is MELSMSGGSLRTFGRCVTFLARVASELVLQAHPAKVRSPSRRLPTAAWGVPSSPESYELSSLTFHQLEMHTLNSSRSAYASVSLARDFFDQYTLDAAASAPPSTPLQCSVLLKSLLAVLRTPHAALDRLAVSLPEPDAPKLQITLHCLNGVRKTYWIVCSAEPEVQSLSLDRGRFPSRLAIRPRELARLLSNFQSSLQELTIIATDPASGLLDAGGDVGGKAVELRSYNDPTKDDCDTRLHTQLWIDPAEEFVEFVHAGDPVDVTFGVKELKAFLTFCEGCEVDILLFFEKTGEPVLLVPRFGLDDGATSDFEATLVLATMTVSQLSDSNDAQQPATSAQHTGEPRAAATPVPENVSNHTKIWSELSEVISAIPRSQHHPSNWVGADDNDDDNEEDEELLVQTTPHYMD
- the LOC136496956 gene encoding uncharacterized protein isoform X1, with protein sequence MELSMSGGSLRTFGRCVTFLARVASELVLQAHPAKLEMHTLNSSRSAYASVSLARDFFDQYTLDAAASAPPSTPLQCSVLLKSLLAVLRTPHAALDRLAVSLPEPDAPKLQITLHCLNGVRKTYWIVCSAEPEVQSLSLDRGRFPSRLAIRPRELARLLSNFQSSLQELTIIATDPASGLLDAGGDVGGKAVELRSYNDPTKDDCDTRLHTQLWIDPAEEFVEFVHAGDPVDVTFGVKELKAFLTFCEGCEVDILLFFEKTGEPVLLVPRFGLDDGATSDFEATLVLATMTVSQLSDSNDAQQPATSAQHTGEPRAAATPVPENVSNHTKIWSELSGSTPKSFEANREKHAQTHRNASTNVLNDTSMLPNVTNAPSKPPVADNANNTMQPSRMDHMEEHPEVISAIPRSQHHPSNWVGADDNDDDNEEDEELLVQTTPHYMD
- the LOC136496976 gene encoding small ribosomal subunit protein eS21, with the protein product MQNEEGKMVDLYVPRKCSATNRIITAKDHASVQINIGHLDANGLYDGRFTTFALSGFVRAQGDADSSLDRLWQKKKAEIKQ